One window of the Bradyrhizobium sp. NP1 genome contains the following:
- a CDS encoding quinone oxidoreductase, with translation MTHAIRFHRAGGPEVLVWEEVNVGKPGPGEARIRHTAVGLNFVDIYNRSGLYPVQLPSGLGSEAAGVVEEVGSGVTDLKPGDRVAYGSSPLGAYAEARLIPAGSLLKLPDGIDDKTAAAMMLKGLTVQYLIRQTYRVKAGDTILLHAAAGGVGLILSQWAKHLGATVIGTVSSDEKAKLAQAHGCAHTIVYTKEDFVKRVDEITGGKKVPVVYDSVGKDTFLKSLDCLAPLGVAALFGQSSGSVEPLNLGLLAQKGSLFVTRPTLFTYAAKRENLVAMAKELFDVVQSGAVKIEVRQTYPLKDAAKAHADLAARKTTGSTVLLV, from the coding sequence ATGACGCACGCCATCCGCTTCCATCGCGCCGGCGGACCCGAGGTCCTGGTCTGGGAGGAGGTCAATGTCGGCAAGCCCGGCCCCGGCGAAGCGCGCATCCGCCACACCGCCGTGGGCCTGAACTTCGTCGATATCTACAACCGCTCGGGCCTTTATCCTGTGCAGTTGCCGAGCGGCCTCGGCAGCGAGGCGGCCGGCGTGGTCGAGGAGGTCGGATCGGGAGTTACCGATCTCAAGCCCGGCGACCGCGTCGCCTACGGCAGTTCGCCGCTTGGCGCCTACGCCGAGGCGCGGCTCATTCCCGCAGGCTCCCTGCTGAAGCTGCCTGACGGGATCGATGACAAGACGGCGGCGGCCATGATGCTGAAGGGCCTGACCGTGCAGTACCTGATCCGGCAGACCTACCGGGTCAAGGCGGGCGACACGATCCTTCTCCATGCAGCGGCAGGTGGCGTCGGCCTGATCCTGAGCCAGTGGGCGAAGCATCTTGGCGCGACCGTGATCGGCACCGTCTCCAGTGACGAGAAGGCAAAGCTCGCCCAGGCCCATGGCTGCGCCCATACGATCGTCTATACGAAGGAGGATTTCGTCAAACGCGTCGACGAGATCACGGGCGGCAAGAAGGTGCCGGTGGTCTATGATTCCGTGGGCAAGGACACGTTCCTCAAGTCACTCGATTGTCTTGCCCCGCTCGGCGTCGCGGCGCTGTTCGGCCAATCGTCCGGCAGCGTCGAGCCGCTCAATCTCGGCTTGCTGGCGCAGAAGGGATCGCTCTTCGTCACCCGCCCGACGCTCTTCACCTATGCCGCCAAGCGCGAAAACCTCGTTGCGATGGCCAAGGAGCTGTTCGATGTCGTGCAGTCGGGCGCGGTGAAGATCGAAGTACGCCAGACCTATCCGCTGAAGGACGCGGCGAAGGCGCACGCCGACCTTGCCGCGCGCAAGACCACCGGCTCGACGGTGTTGCTGGTCTGA
- a CDS encoding molybdopterin cofactor-binding domain-containing protein, translating into MNAPVILDRRRVLAGGGALIVSFSLRGAFAQDQGAAAPPTPKAPGSLATTPYLDSWIRIDADGSITAFTGKAELGQGFKTAFQQIAAEELDIPFASLKVVTADTSLTANEGYTSGSHSMQDSGTAIQHAAAQARELLTAEAARRLEVRPESLRTENAAVIASDGRRLTYGELVAGNLLHVQAQATSKLKDPATFKVVGQPVPRVDIPAKVTGGMAYVQDMRRPGMVHARIVRPPSYAAQLVECDTSAIEKMPDVVKVVRDGNFLAVVANKEFAAVKAMNALSAAAKWQESAKLPKQDEIADVLLKLPAEDSTIFQRSDPSIAGRRTIEATYARPYQSHGSIGPSCAIAQLVDGAMTVWTHTQGVYPDRQAIAQMLKMAPSSVRLIHVEGSGCYGHNGADDAAADAALIARAMPGAPVRVQWMREQEHAWEPFGPAMVTKLKAALDESGRIADWNFEVWSNTHSMRPGGAGCLLAAQHMAEPIAVPAPKPLPLPEGGGDRNAIPIYTFPNARVVHHFIAEMPLRISAMRALGAYHNVFSIESFMDELAGLAGADPVEFRLKHLDDSRGRDVIEKAAQGFGWQSGQKAPPGHGYGFAFARYKNLAAYCAIASEVEVNQETGRARLVRAVAAVDSGQVVNPDGLINQVEGAIIQSMSWTLYERVTFDDSRITSIDWQTYPILRFDAVPERIDVHIIDRPGQPFLGSGETGQGPAAASIANAIANATGKRLRNLPLTRKRIKDAIDA; encoded by the coding sequence ATGAATGCCCCTGTCATCCTCGACCGGCGTCGCGTGCTTGCGGGTGGCGGCGCGCTGATCGTCAGTTTTTCGCTTCGCGGCGCGTTCGCACAGGACCAGGGCGCGGCGGCACCCCCCACACCGAAAGCGCCGGGCAGTCTCGCGACGACGCCTTATCTCGACTCCTGGATCAGGATCGACGCCGATGGCTCGATCACAGCGTTTACCGGCAAGGCGGAGCTCGGCCAGGGTTTCAAGACTGCATTCCAGCAGATCGCGGCTGAGGAGCTCGACATTCCCTTCGCGTCGCTGAAGGTCGTCACCGCGGACACAAGCTTGACCGCCAACGAAGGCTACACGTCCGGCAGCCATTCGATGCAGGATAGCGGCACCGCGATCCAGCACGCTGCGGCGCAGGCGCGTGAGCTTCTGACGGCCGAAGCGGCGAGACGGCTCGAGGTGCGGCCGGAAAGCCTGCGGACCGAGAATGCCGCAGTCATCGCGTCGGATGGGCGGCGGCTGACCTATGGCGAGCTTGTTGCCGGCAATCTGCTGCACGTGCAGGCGCAGGCCACTTCGAAGCTGAAAGATCCGGCGACGTTCAAGGTCGTGGGCCAACCGGTGCCGCGGGTCGATATTCCGGCCAAGGTTACCGGAGGGATGGCCTATGTCCAGGACATGCGGCGGCCCGGCATGGTGCATGCGCGGATCGTCCGGCCGCCGAGCTATGCTGCGCAGCTCGTCGAATGCGACACCTCGGCGATCGAGAAGATGCCTGATGTCGTCAAGGTCGTGCGCGACGGCAATTTCCTTGCTGTCGTTGCCAACAAGGAGTTTGCTGCCGTCAAGGCGATGAACGCGCTTTCAGCCGCCGCCAAGTGGCAGGAGAGCGCAAAGCTACCAAAGCAGGACGAGATCGCTGACGTCCTGTTGAAGCTGCCGGCAGAGGATTCGACGATCTTCCAGCGCAGCGACCCGTCCATCGCCGGCCGCCGGACGATCGAAGCCACCTATGCGCGGCCCTATCAATCGCACGGGTCGATCGGGCCGTCCTGCGCAATCGCCCAACTCGTCGACGGCGCCATGACGGTCTGGACGCACACCCAAGGCGTCTATCCGGACCGCCAGGCGATCGCGCAAATGCTGAAGATGGCTCCTTCGAGCGTCAGGCTGATCCATGTCGAAGGCTCCGGTTGCTATGGCCACAACGGCGCCGACGATGCGGCGGCCGACGCCGCGCTGATCGCACGCGCCATGCCCGGCGCGCCGGTGCGGGTGCAATGGATGCGGGAGCAGGAACACGCCTGGGAGCCGTTTGGGCCCGCCATGGTGACGAAGTTGAAGGCCGCGCTCGACGAGAGTGGCCGGATCGCGGACTGGAATTTCGAGGTCTGGAGCAACACCCATTCGATGCGTCCGGGCGGCGCCGGCTGTCTGTTGGCTGCGCAACACATGGCGGAGCCAATCGCTGTGCCCGCGCCGAAGCCGCTGCCGCTGCCGGAGGGCGGCGGCGATCGCAACGCAATCCCGATCTACACGTTCCCCAATGCGCGCGTGGTGCATCACTTCATTGCCGAGATGCCGCTGCGGATTTCGGCGATGCGGGCGCTCGGCGCCTATCACAACGTGTTTTCGATCGAGAGCTTCATGGACGAGCTAGCCGGGCTTGCCGGCGCCGATCCGGTCGAATTCAGGCTGAAGCATCTTGACGATTCGCGCGGGCGCGACGTCATCGAAAAAGCCGCGCAGGGTTTTGGGTGGCAGAGCGGACAGAAAGCGCCGCCCGGCCACGGCTATGGCTTTGCCTTCGCCCGCTACAAGAATCTCGCCGCCTATTGCGCCATTGCCAGCGAAGTCGAGGTGAACCAGGAGACCGGCCGCGCCCGCCTGGTGCGGGCGGTTGCGGCGGTCGACAGCGGGCAGGTCGTCAATCCGGATGGGCTGATCAACCAGGTCGAAGGGGCGATCATCCAGTCCATGAGCTGGACTCTCTATGAGAGGGTGACATTCGACGATAGCAGGATCACCAGCATCGACTGGCAGACCTATCCCATCCTGCGCTTCGATGCTGTGCCCGAGCGGATCGATGTCCACATCATCGACCGGCCTGGACAGCCCTTCCTCGGCAGCGGCGAGACCGGGCAGGGGCCGGCCGCGGCCTCGATTGCAAATGCCATCGCCAATGCTACCGGAAAGCGGCTGCGAAACCTGCCGTTGACACGCAAGCGCATCAAGGATGCGATTGACGCCTGA
- a CDS encoding (2Fe-2S)-binding protein, whose translation MTKLKVNGQEHRIDADPDTPLLYVLRDDLKLNAAKFGCGLGQCGSCTVIVDGQAVLSCVTPIMLLEGRQVTTLEGLGTIAEPAPIQRAFMEEQAAQCGYCIAGMMMRAQALLQRNAKPTDEQIRAELEPNLCRCGTHMRILRAVRRAARLMDTADTSPSANGGAR comes from the coding sequence ATGACAAAATTGAAGGTCAACGGCCAGGAACACCGGATCGATGCTGATCCCGATACGCCGCTGCTCTACGTGCTGCGTGACGACCTCAAGCTGAACGCCGCAAAGTTCGGCTGTGGGCTTGGCCAGTGCGGCTCTTGCACCGTCATCGTCGACGGTCAGGCGGTGCTGTCCTGCGTTACGCCGATCATGCTTCTCGAGGGCAGGCAGGTCACGACCCTGGAGGGCCTGGGCACGATCGCGGAGCCGGCGCCGATCCAGCGCGCCTTCATGGAGGAGCAGGCGGCGCAGTGCGGCTATTGCATCGCGGGCATGATGATGCGCGCGCAGGCGCTGCTGCAGCGTAACGCGAAACCAACCGACGAACAGATCCGCGCCGAGCTCGAGCCCAATCTCTGTCGCTGCGGAACGCACATGCGCATCCTCCGCGCAGTACGTCGTGCGGCGCGGCTGATGGATACCGCGGATACGTCGCCGTCTGCCAACGGAGGTGCGCGATGA
- a CDS encoding cytochrome c, giving the protein MTRSGLIWSILAALGVGGAAFAFAIAWRPAIAEIDPPKPQSFDADLVKRGRVLASIGNCNDCHTVRGGKNYAGGLPVPTPFGTVFSSNITPDPETGIGRWPEAAFRRAMRSGVARNGAHLYPTFPYDHFTNVSDEDDRALYAFLMTREPVHAPARPNQLSFPLDQRMVIAGWKLLFLRRGTYQPDSSKSAEWNRGAYLVEGLAHCGACHTPRNALGAERISAAFAGGDVDNWQAYPINAASPAPVPWTAEALYAYLRDGFHPDHGTARGPMAQVVSNLASVPAGDVRAIAIYMADVLGPPTPDRKREGELALAQATKPTPSAPQAEAGGAAIYHAACATCHESGRQPPYGGINLGLSTVVTSPDPRNLANIVLSGIRSVEGERSPIMPGFAPSMSDEQIVTLLTYLRTRFSSQPAWTDLAKLVREARRTQTVFLQTSAGPNSAPVDAKQRGVP; this is encoded by the coding sequence ATGACACGATCAGGACTCATCTGGAGCATTTTGGCGGCGCTGGGCGTCGGTGGGGCCGCTTTCGCTTTTGCGATCGCCTGGCGACCCGCCATCGCGGAGATCGATCCGCCAAAGCCGCAATCGTTCGATGCCGATCTCGTCAAGCGCGGCCGTGTGCTTGCGTCGATCGGCAATTGCAACGATTGCCACACGGTGCGCGGCGGAAAAAACTACGCCGGCGGGCTGCCGGTGCCGACGCCGTTCGGCACGGTGTTCTCGTCCAACATCACGCCGGATCCCGAAACGGGAATCGGCCGCTGGCCGGAAGCGGCGTTCCGCCGCGCCATGCGCTCGGGCGTCGCCCGTAATGGCGCTCACCTTTATCCGACCTTCCCATATGATCACTTCACCAATGTCAGCGATGAGGACGATCGCGCGCTCTACGCCTTCTTGATGACCCGCGAACCGGTGCACGCGCCGGCGCGGCCGAACCAGCTGTCCTTTCCGCTCGATCAGCGGATGGTGATCGCCGGCTGGAAGCTGTTGTTCCTGCGCCGCGGTACATACCAGCCCGACAGCAGCAAAAGCGCGGAATGGAATCGCGGCGCCTATCTGGTCGAGGGACTGGCACACTGCGGCGCCTGCCATACGCCGCGCAACGCGCTGGGCGCGGAACGCATCAGTGCGGCCTTCGCCGGCGGCGACGTCGACAATTGGCAGGCTTATCCCATCAATGCAGCATCTCCGGCGCCCGTGCCGTGGACGGCCGAAGCGCTCTACGCCTATTTGCGGGACGGCTTCCACCCAGATCACGGAACGGCGCGTGGGCCGATGGCACAAGTCGTGAGCAATCTCGCATCGGTGCCTGCCGGCGACGTCCGAGCCATCGCGATCTACATGGCTGACGTGCTCGGACCGCCGACGCCGGACCGTAAGCGCGAAGGCGAGCTCGCGCTGGCGCAGGCGACAAAGCCCACGCCTTCCGCGCCGCAAGCAGAAGCAGGTGGTGCCGCGATCTATCACGCCGCCTGCGCGACCTGCCACGAAAGCGGCCGCCAGCCTCCTTACGGCGGAATCAATTTGGGCCTCAGCACGGTAGTGACAAGCCCTGATCCACGCAACCTCGCCAATATCGTCTTGTCCGGCATCCGCTCCGTCGAGGGCGAGCGCAGCCCGATCATGCCGGGCTTTGCGCCGAGCATGAGCGACGAGCAGATCGTCACGCTGCTCACCTATCTGCGTACCCGCTTCAGTAGTCAGCCGGCCTGGACCGACCTTGCGAAGCTCGTCCGCGAGGCGCGTCGAACGCAGACCGTATTTTTGCAAACCTCGGCCGGGCCGAACAGTGCTCCCGTCGATGCGAAGCAGCGAGGCGTGCCATGA
- a CDS encoding multidrug efflux SMR transporter: MVSAWVALLGAGLLEIGWALGLKYSDGLTRFWPTLATVAAIALSFGLMAIALRSLPFGTAYAVWTGIGAAGSILVGIILYSEPADPVRIFCLTLIVAGMIGLKLTSPV; encoded by the coding sequence ATCGTGAGCGCATGGGTTGCACTGCTGGGAGCGGGCCTGCTCGAAATCGGCTGGGCGCTGGGCCTGAAATACTCTGACGGGCTCACCCGATTCTGGCCGACGCTTGCGACCGTGGCCGCTATTGCACTCAGCTTCGGATTGATGGCGATCGCACTACGCTCGTTACCGTTCGGCACCGCTTATGCCGTCTGGACAGGTATCGGCGCCGCCGGGTCCATTCTTGTCGGCATTATTCTCTACAGCGAGCCTGCCGATCCCGTTCGCATTTTTTGCCTGACGCTGATTGTCGCAGGGATGATCGGATTGAAACTCACGTCGCCTGTTTGA
- a CDS encoding pyridoxamine 5'-phosphate oxidase family protein, translated as MSVIATIDQLEAIYGHPGESSTVKVADRITPSYRTMIEKSPFAALATSGPEGLDCSPRGDLPGFVRIHDEKTLIMPDRRGNNRIDSLRNIVRDPRVALLFLIPGSGNTLRVNGRAQVSVDPQLLASLAMQGKAPRTAIIIAIDEIYFQCARAIVRSDLWNPDKRADPMTLPTPGQILAEMSDNRVGGDEYDREWPERARQTMW; from the coding sequence ATGTCTGTGATCGCGACGATCGATCAGCTTGAGGCGATCTACGGACATCCGGGAGAAAGCTCGACCGTCAAGGTCGCCGACCGGATCACGCCTTCCTACCGCACCATGATCGAGAAGTCGCCGTTTGCGGCGCTGGCCACGTCAGGGCCGGAGGGGCTCGACTGCTCGCCGCGCGGCGACCTGCCTGGGTTCGTCCGCATCCACGATGAGAAGACGCTGATCATGCCCGATCGCCGCGGCAACAACCGTATCGATTCCCTGCGCAACATCGTGCGCGATCCGCGGGTGGCGCTGCTGTTCCTGATCCCCGGGTCCGGCAATACGCTGCGCGTCAACGGCCGGGCTCAGGTATCGGTCGATCCGCAATTGCTGGCGTCGCTCGCCATGCAAGGCAAGGCGCCGCGGACGGCGATCATCATCGCGATCGATGAGATCTATTTCCAATGTGCCCGCGCGATCGTGCGCTCCGATCTGTGGAATCCCGACAAGCGCGCAGATCCAATGACCTTGCCGACGCCCGGCCAGATCCTTGCGGAGATGAGCGACAACCGCGTGGGTGGCGACGAATATGATCGCGAGTGGCCGGAGCGTGCCCGCCAGACCATGTGGTAG
- the phnN gene encoding phosphonate metabolism protein/1,5-bisphosphokinase (PRPP-forming) PhnN, with protein MSEAPTVAVTNTTAIGPGRLVLVVGPSGAGKDTLLGLAKAACADDAGIVFPRRVITREASSSEDNDQASIDAFREASGREEFAVHWEAHGHCYGLPRSIDDDIRAGRTVVANVSRTVIEAMRSAYASVTVVSITAPPAVLAERLAARGRSSDGRIEQRLGRSVDHPSEPDVTILNISSADYHARQLLRAIRGEWVAGCREKRNVCDRDDRSA; from the coding sequence ATGAGCGAAGCACCGACGGTAGCAGTTACCAACACCACCGCGATCGGGCCGGGTCGCCTGGTCCTGGTGGTCGGTCCCAGCGGCGCCGGCAAGGATACGCTGCTCGGCCTCGCGAAGGCCGCCTGCGCCGACGATGCCGGCATCGTCTTCCCGCGCCGCGTGATCACGCGCGAAGCGTCCTCATCCGAGGATAATGATCAGGCAAGCATCGATGCGTTCCGCGAGGCGTCCGGCCGCGAAGAGTTTGCCGTTCACTGGGAGGCGCATGGCCACTGCTATGGCCTGCCTCGTTCGATCGACGATGACATCCGGGCCGGCCGCACGGTTGTCGCCAATGTATCGCGCACCGTGATCGAGGCGATGCGGAGCGCCTACGCCAGCGTCACGGTTGTTTCGATCACCGCGCCGCCGGCCGTCCTGGCGGAGCGGCTCGCCGCGCGCGGGCGCAGCAGCGACGGAAGGATCGAGCAGCGGCTCGGGCGCTCGGTCGACCACCCATCGGAGCCGGATGTCACCATCCTCAATATCAGCAGCGCCGACTATCATGCGCGTCAGCTCTTGCGGGCGATCAGGGGAGAATGGGTGGCGGGATGCAGGGAGAAGCGCAATGTCTGTGATCGCGACGATCGATCAGCTTGA
- a CDS encoding alpha-D-ribose 1-methylphosphonate 5-triphosphate diphosphatase: MSAISSDTVIGNARIVLADRVIECGWIAFADGRVAEIAEGRAPGAHIDAAGDLFMPGLVELHTDHLEAHYVPRPKVFWDPTAAVISYDGQLATSGITTVLDSLRVWREDGAEDVDGRAGILAAAITAAREASLLRADHFLHLRCEIPMPDVVAEASELVARPDVRLMSLMDHTPGQRQFRDEAKLRDYYRGKGAGMTDAELDVLFARRFAYQRTYAADNMRAIVALAHQHDIPLASHDDTTDENVADAVRDRVSVAEFPTTMEAARGLHRAGIDILMGAPNVVRGGSHSGNIAAVDLAREGLLDILSSDYVPSSLLMGALQLPERVPAIDLASAVRTVTKTPAEAVGLADRGEIAPGKRADLIRVHVAGGIPVVRSVWREGQRVA, from the coding sequence ATGAGTGCGATTTCGTCCGATACCGTCATCGGCAATGCCAGGATCGTGCTGGCCGATCGTGTGATCGAGTGCGGCTGGATCGCCTTTGCCGACGGGCGCGTCGCCGAGATCGCCGAGGGGCGGGCGCCGGGGGCTCACATCGATGCGGCCGGCGATCTTTTCATGCCGGGGCTGGTCGAGCTGCATACCGATCACCTCGAAGCGCATTACGTGCCGCGCCCGAAAGTATTCTGGGATCCAACCGCTGCGGTGATCTCATACGACGGACAGCTCGCGACATCAGGCATCACGACCGTGCTGGATTCGCTGAGGGTCTGGCGCGAGGACGGCGCCGAGGACGTCGATGGCCGCGCCGGCATCCTGGCGGCGGCGATCACCGCCGCGCGCGAGGCAAGCCTGCTGCGCGCCGATCACTTCCTGCACCTGCGTTGCGAAATCCCGATGCCGGATGTGGTCGCGGAAGCCAGCGAATTGGTCGCGCGTCCGGATGTCCGGCTGATGTCGCTGATGGATCACACACCGGGCCAGCGGCAGTTCCGCGACGAAGCCAAGCTCCGTGACTATTACCGCGGCAAGGGCGCCGGCATGACCGACGCCGAGCTCGACGTGCTGTTCGCGCGGCGCTTCGCCTACCAGCGGACCTATGCCGCGGACAACATGCGGGCCATCGTGGCGCTGGCGCACCAGCACGACATCCCGCTCGCGAGCCACGATGACACGACCGACGAAAACGTCGCCGATGCGGTCCGCGATCGGGTGTCGGTCGCCGAATTTCCGACCACGATGGAGGCCGCGCGCGGGCTGCACCGGGCCGGTATCGACATCCTGATGGGCGCACCGAACGTGGTGCGCGGCGGCTCGCATTCCGGCAACATCGCAGCCGTCGACCTCGCGCGTGAGGGCCTGCTCGACATCCTTTCCTCCGACTATGTGCCGTCGAGCCTCCTGATGGGCGCGCTGCAACTGCCGGAACGCGTTCCAGCCATCGATCTGGCGTCGGCAGTGCGAACGGTCACCAAGACGCCGGCGGAAGCCGTTGGCCTTGCCGATCGCGGCGAGATCGCCCCCGGCAAGCGTGCCGACTTGATCCGCGTCCATGTCGCCGGCGGAATCCCGGTCGTTCGCAGCGTCTGGCGGGAAGGGCAGCGGGTGGCATGA
- the phnL gene encoding phosphonate C-P lyase system protein PhnL encodes MTLMIEIQNAEKTFTMHLQGGVQLPVLRNVSFHVGTGECVVLSGPSGTGKSSILKMMFGNYRCDRGRIGVRHQGNIVDLASAEPRQILNVRRSTIGYVSQFLRAVPRVATLDVVAEPLVAAGTARAEARDQAGNLLRRLNIHERLWSLPPSTFSGGEQQRVNIARGFICELPILLLDEPTASLDAANREVVVDLIDEKKHAGVAVVAIVHDDEIRSRIADRVVDVTSFAAAA; translated from the coding sequence ATGACCCTGATGATCGAGATCCAGAACGCCGAAAAGACCTTCACCATGCATCTGCAGGGCGGGGTGCAGTTGCCCGTGCTGCGGAATGTCTCCTTCCATGTCGGGACCGGGGAGTGTGTCGTGCTGTCCGGGCCGTCGGGCACCGGCAAGTCGTCAATTCTCAAGATGATGTTCGGAAACTACCGCTGCGACCGCGGCCGCATCGGTGTCCGCCACCAGGGCAACATTGTCGACCTCGCCTCGGCCGAGCCGCGGCAGATCCTGAACGTCCGGCGCAGCACGATCGGCTATGTCAGCCAGTTCCTGCGCGCCGTACCGCGCGTTGCCACGCTGGATGTGGTCGCCGAGCCACTGGTCGCTGCCGGCACGGCGCGTGCGGAAGCGCGCGATCAGGCAGGCAACCTGCTGCGGCGCCTCAACATCCACGAGCGGCTGTGGTCGCTGCCGCCGTCGACGTTCTCCGGCGGCGAGCAGCAGCGCGTCAACATCGCGCGCGGCTTCATCTGCGAGCTTCCGATCCTGCTGCTGGATGAGCCGACGGCGTCGCTCGATGCAGCCAATCGCGAAGTGGTGGTCGACCTGATCGACGAGAAGAAGCATGCGGGCGTTGCTGTTGTCGCGATCGTCCATGACGACGAGATTCGAAGCCGCATCGCGGACCGGGTGGTCGACGTGACCTCGTTTGCAGCCGCCGCATGA
- the phnK gene encoding phosphonate C-P lyase system protein PhnK → MAEPHRATDDDQPLLVAEKLGRNYGRLAACRDVSFALYPGEVLAVVGESGSGKSTLLQLLSAQLAPSAGRVSYRMRDGVLRDLASLGEAERRLLFRTDWGYVHQDPAQGLRMAVSAGANVGERLMAVGWNHYGRIRQTASSWLDRVEIDVRRIDDAPRTYSGGMRQRLQIARNLVTEPRLVFMDEPTGGLDVSVQARLLDLMRGLVGELNLAAVVVTHDLAVARLLSHRVMVMKGGEVIETGLTDQVLDDPREPYTQLLVSSILPP, encoded by the coding sequence ATGGCTGAGCCGCATCGTGCGACTGACGATGACCAGCCGCTGCTGGTCGCGGAAAAGCTCGGCAGGAATTACGGCCGGCTGGCGGCCTGCCGCGATGTGTCCTTTGCGCTCTATCCAGGCGAAGTGCTGGCCGTCGTCGGCGAATCCGGCTCGGGCAAATCGACGCTGCTGCAATTGCTCTCGGCGCAGCTTGCGCCGAGCGCGGGGCGGGTCTCCTACCGCATGCGCGACGGGGTGCTGCGCGATCTCGCGAGCCTTGGCGAGGCCGAGCGGCGTTTGCTGTTCCGCACCGACTGGGGCTATGTGCATCAGGACCCCGCGCAGGGCCTGCGCATGGCGGTGTCGGCCGGCGCCAATGTCGGCGAGCGCTTGATGGCGGTCGGCTGGAATCACTACGGCCGCATTCGCCAGACCGCATCCTCCTGGCTCGATCGGGTGGAGATCGACGTCCGCCGCATCGACGACGCACCGCGCACCTATTCTGGCGGCATGCGCCAGCGCCTGCAGATCGCGCGCAATCTCGTCACCGAGCCGCGCCTTGTCTTCATGGACGAGCCGACCGGCGGCCTCGACGTCTCGGTGCAGGCGCGCCTGCTCGACCTGATGCGTGGCCTTGTCGGCGAACTGAATCTGGCGGCTGTTGTCGTGACGCACGACCTCGCGGTCGCGCGGCTCTTGTCGCACCGGGTGATGGTGATGAAGGGCGGCGAGGTGATCGAAACCGGCCTGACGGACCAGGTGCTGGATGATCCCAGGGAGCCCTACACCCAGCTCCTCGTTTCGTCGATCCTGCCGCCATGA
- a CDS encoding alpha-D-ribose 1-methylphosphonate 5-phosphate C-P-lyase PhnJ, with protein MNAPAYNFAYLDEQTKRMIRRAILKAIAIPGYQVPFASREMPMPYGWGTGGVQVTAAILGPDDVLKVIDQGSDDTTNAISIRKFFAKTAGVETTTSTSDATVIQTRHRIPEAPLHAGQVLVYQVPIPEPLRFLEPRETETRRMHALAEYGLMHVKLYEDIARFGHIATAYAYPVKVNERYVMDPSPTPKFDNPKMDDCPALQLFGAGREKRIYAIPPHTKVVSLDFEDHPFSRYRFDAPCALCGAEDSYLDEIVIDDRGGRMFVCSDTDYCEGRQAAGHRGTEHAAPHKERAHG; from the coding sequence ATGAATGCGCCGGCCTACAATTTCGCCTATCTCGACGAGCAGACCAAGCGGATGATCCGCCGCGCGATCCTGAAGGCGATCGCCATTCCCGGCTATCAGGTGCCGTTCGCGAGTCGCGAAATGCCCATGCCCTATGGCTGGGGAACCGGCGGCGTGCAGGTGACCGCGGCAATCCTCGGACCCGACGACGTTCTCAAGGTGATCGACCAGGGCTCCGACGACACCACCAATGCGATCTCGATCAGGAAATTCTTTGCCAAGACGGCCGGCGTTGAGACCACGACGTCGACGAGCGACGCGACCGTGATCCAGACCCGTCACCGGATCCCGGAAGCGCCGCTGCATGCGGGACAGGTGCTGGTCTATCAGGTGCCGATCCCCGAGCCGCTGCGCTTCCTCGAGCCGCGCGAGACCGAGACGCGCCGCATGCATGCGCTTGCCGAGTACGGCCTGATGCATGTCAAGCTCTATGAAGACATCGCGCGGTTCGGCCATATCGCGACCGCCTATGCCTACCCGGTGAAGGTGAACGAGCGCTACGTGATGGACCCCTCGCCGACGCCCAAATTCGACAACCCGAAGATGGACGATTGCCCGGCGCTGCAACTGTTCGGCGCCGGCCGCGAGAAGCGCATCTATGCGATTCCGCCGCACACCAAGGTGGTGTCGCTCGACTTCGAGGATCACCCGTTCTCGCGCTACCGGTTCGACGCGCCCTGCGCGCTGTGCGGGGCGGAGGATTCCTATCTCGACGAGATCGTCATCGACGACAGAGGCGGGCGGATGTTCGTCTGTTCCGATACCGATTACTGCGAGGGCCGGCAGGCCGCGGGTCACCGTGGCACTGAGCACGCCGCACCCCACAAGGAGAGGGCGCATGGCTGA